Proteins encoded in a region of the Bacteroidales bacterium genome:
- a CDS encoding pyridoxal phosphate-dependent aminotransferase, with the protein MNKYQKPTGSYISFMSNKVKSQGGINLAQGIPGFQPPRELLQHLSDLAFEAIHQYAPGDGNNDLLNLLLEKYSQYGKFEPENFLITNGATEAVSLLYTYFNHILDKPYSALAFEPVYESYKKLPAIFGDRFISFPFQDDGKVNFDKLNETCRANRVKVIFLNTPGNPFGKIWNKEEIEALDQLARQEDIFIVVDAVYQELYYNKPPYHPISSFSERMFYVNSFSKIFSITGWRIGYMIASQEHMQVIKSTHDYTGLCAPSILQEAIVKYIKKDNWGSGYVEGLRKKLKDGFDIMKQGLEELGFYVPSIGGGFFIWAALPEGWEDGFRFTIDLYDQQKVAVIPGEHFSERHTHYIRFNIAREKEELAEALKRIQQFMG; encoded by the coding sequence CAAGGTAAAATCGCAGGGAGGAATCAATCTGGCCCAGGGAATACCAGGCTTTCAGCCACCCCGGGAATTGCTTCAACACCTTAGCGATCTGGCCTTCGAAGCGATCCATCAATATGCACCCGGTGACGGCAACAATGACCTGTTGAATCTGCTGTTAGAAAAATATTCGCAGTACGGTAAATTTGAACCGGAAAATTTTTTGATCACCAACGGGGCTACAGAGGCGGTATCCTTGTTATACACCTATTTTAATCATATCCTTGATAAACCTTATTCAGCATTGGCTTTTGAACCGGTTTATGAAAGCTATAAAAAACTGCCGGCGATCTTTGGTGACAGATTTATTTCCTTTCCTTTTCAGGACGACGGAAAAGTGAATTTTGACAAACTTAATGAGACTTGCAGAGCCAATCGGGTAAAGGTGATCTTTTTGAATACGCCGGGTAACCCTTTTGGGAAAATCTGGAATAAAGAGGAGATTGAAGCACTGGATCAGCTTGCGCGTCAGGAAGATATCTTTATTGTTGTAGATGCGGTTTACCAGGAACTGTATTACAATAAACCTCCGTATCATCCCATAAGTAGCTTCAGTGAACGTATGTTTTATGTGAACAGTTTTTCAAAGATTTTCTCCATTACCGGATGGAGAATAGGATATATGATTGCATCGCAGGAACATATGCAGGTCATCAAATCGACACACGATTATACGGGTTTGTGTGCTCCTTCGATTTTGCAGGAAGCCATTGTGAAATATATAAAAAAGGACAATTGGGGCAGCGGGTATGTTGAAGGTCTGAGAAAAAAATTGAAAGATGGGTTTGATATTATGAAACAGGGATTGGAGGAACTTGGCTTTTATGTTCCTTCGATTGGCGGAGGATTTTTTATTTGGGCAGCTTTACCTGAAGGATGGGAGGATGGATTCCGGTTTACCATCGATTTGTATGACCAGCAAAAGGTAGCAGTAATCCCCGGAGAGCATTTTTCAGAAAGGCACACCCATTATATCCGTTTCAATATTGCCAGAGAAAAAGAAGAACTTGCTGAAGCTTTAAA